From the Cryptomeria japonica chromosome 2, Sugi_1.0, whole genome shotgun sequence genome, one window contains:
- the LOC131027223 gene encoding transcription factor bHLH75 isoform X1, whose protein sequence is MAGLTPFPSDDGYSLSTLYGSFNSSLPPLYSLPDPLQSHTNRNSLGLPIDHSLEHYVDKGNSILEPREYQYGIQGTPVYFNEINKRNTMDGHLSSGPPMNFADGEEMDKQKINDEALKSKVYEASATKNRRSSYSRDKPCKGKQVREAAAQGSKKLAKAEGGQNFVLVRARRGQATDRHSIAERVRREKIRKRMRFLQDLVPGCCKANGKTVVLDEIINYVKSLQNQIEFLSMKLCAASLYQSHNEVGHRQMACEAGYGTTLGMMEQQGAANCTLATQPLEMGMQSSIDVACFPCQTMVKLLWGQTNVMFDWKALCNNCWHSERT, encoded by the exons ATGGCGGGCTTAACTCCTTTTCCTTCTGATGATGGGTATTCATTATCCACGCTCTATGGTTCATTCAATTCTAGTCTCCCTCCCCTTTATAGTCTTCCAGATCCTCTTCAATCTCATACCAATCGAAACTCTCTTGGCTTGCCCATTGATCACTCCTTGGAGCACTATGTTGATAAGGGGAACTCTATTTTGGAGCCAAGGGAGTATCAGTATGGTATTCAGGGGACCCCAGTTTATTTCAATGAGATAAACAAGAGAAACACCATGGATGGCCATCTTAGTTCTGGCCCACCCATGAACTTTGCAGATGGAGAAGAAATGGATAAGCAAAAGATAAACGACGAGGCTCTCAAGTCCAAAGTG TATGAGGCATCTGCAACAAAGAATCGGAGGAGCTCTTATAGCAGAGATAAACCATGCAAGGGAAAACAAGTAAGAGAGGCGGCGGCACAAGGATCCAAGAAGCTCGCAAAGGCAGAGGGTGGGCAGAACTTCGTTCTGGTGAGAGCCCGAAGGGGCCAGGCTACAGACAGGCATAGCATTGCAGAGAGA GTAAGAAGAGAGAAAATTAGAAAACGAATGCGCTTCTTACAAGATCTTGTGCCGGGCTGTTGCAAG GCCAATGGCAAGACGGTTGTTCTGGACGAGATCATCAACTATGTGAAGTCTCTGCAAAATCAAATCGAG TTCCTGTCGATGAAACTCTGTGCTGCGAGTCTCTATCAATCACACAATGAGGTGGGCCACAGACAG ATGGCTTGTGAAGCAGGATACGGCACAACCCTGGGCATGATGGAACAGCAAGGTGCTGCCAATTGTACTTTGGCTACGCAACCGTTGGAGATGGGCATGCAATCGTCAATTGACGTTGCCTGTTTCCCTTGTCAAACAATGGTGAAGCTTCTCTG GGGGCAGACGAATGTGATGTTCGACTGGAAGGCATTGTGCAACAACTGTTGGCACAGTGAAAGGACATGA
- the LOC131027223 gene encoding transcription factor bHLH75 isoform X2, with amino-acid sequence MAGLTPFPSDDGYSLSTLYGSFNSSLPPLYSLPDPLQSHTNRNSLGLPIDHSLEHYVDKGNSILEPREYQYGIQGTPVYFNEINKRNTMDGHLSSGPPMNFADGEEMDKQKINDEALKSKVYEASATKNRRSSYSRDKPCKGKQVREAAAQGSKKLAKAEGGQNFVLVRARRGQATDRHSIAERVRREKIRKRMRFLQDLVPGCCKANGKTVVLDEIINYVKSLQNQIEFLSMKLCAASLYQSHNEVGHRQMACEAGYGTTLGMMEQQGAANCTLATQPLEMGMQSSIDVACFPCQTMGADECDVRLEGIVQQLLAQ; translated from the exons ATGGCGGGCTTAACTCCTTTTCCTTCTGATGATGGGTATTCATTATCCACGCTCTATGGTTCATTCAATTCTAGTCTCCCTCCCCTTTATAGTCTTCCAGATCCTCTTCAATCTCATACCAATCGAAACTCTCTTGGCTTGCCCATTGATCACTCCTTGGAGCACTATGTTGATAAGGGGAACTCTATTTTGGAGCCAAGGGAGTATCAGTATGGTATTCAGGGGACCCCAGTTTATTTCAATGAGATAAACAAGAGAAACACCATGGATGGCCATCTTAGTTCTGGCCCACCCATGAACTTTGCAGATGGAGAAGAAATGGATAAGCAAAAGATAAACGACGAGGCTCTCAAGTCCAAAGTG TATGAGGCATCTGCAACAAAGAATCGGAGGAGCTCTTATAGCAGAGATAAACCATGCAAGGGAAAACAAGTAAGAGAGGCGGCGGCACAAGGATCCAAGAAGCTCGCAAAGGCAGAGGGTGGGCAGAACTTCGTTCTGGTGAGAGCCCGAAGGGGCCAGGCTACAGACAGGCATAGCATTGCAGAGAGA GTAAGAAGAGAGAAAATTAGAAAACGAATGCGCTTCTTACAAGATCTTGTGCCGGGCTGTTGCAAG GCCAATGGCAAGACGGTTGTTCTGGACGAGATCATCAACTATGTGAAGTCTCTGCAAAATCAAATCGAG TTCCTGTCGATGAAACTCTGTGCTGCGAGTCTCTATCAATCACACAATGAGGTGGGCCACAGACAG ATGGCTTGTGAAGCAGGATACGGCACAACCCTGGGCATGATGGAACAGCAAGGTGCTGCCAATTGTACTTTGGCTACGCAACCGTTGGAGATGGGCATGCAATCGTCAATTGACGTTGCCTGTTTCCCTTGTCAAACAATG GGGGCAGACGAATGTGATGTTCGACTGGAAGGCATTGTGCAACAACTGTTGGCACAGTGA